A single Streptomyces mirabilis DNA region contains:
- a CDS encoding ATP-binding protein, which yields MTPPSLPQPLGLPPGDEYPHRTGAFALPAAPSSVGMARRDVRESLTEWGIDPETRDNAILVTSELVTNALTHTASEWIVCRVHIAEERLHVEVEDQHRGWSLPAQRRPGPDDQGGRGLLLVGALSSDWGVRDTADGSGRIVWAVLPSKGGDTVSTGSPATVTMARPIPHSAEGSLSDGTTAHS from the coding sequence ATGACCCCGCCCTCCCTCCCCCAGCCTTTAGGCCTACCACCAGGGGACGAATATCCCCATCGGACAGGTGCGTTCGCCCTGCCCGCGGCGCCCTCCTCGGTGGGTATGGCCCGAAGAGACGTCCGTGAGTCGCTCACCGAGTGGGGCATCGACCCCGAGACCCGCGACAACGCGATTTTGGTGACCTCCGAGCTCGTCACCAACGCGCTGACGCACACGGCGAGCGAGTGGATCGTGTGCAGAGTCCACATCGCCGAGGAGCGGCTCCATGTCGAGGTCGAGGACCAGCACCGCGGCTGGAGTCTTCCGGCCCAGCGCCGGCCGGGGCCCGACGACCAGGGTGGACGTGGACTCCTGCTGGTCGGCGCCCTGAGCAGCGACTGGGGCGTCAGAGACACCGCCGACGGCTCCGGACGCATCGTCTGGGCCGTACTGCCGTCGAAGGGAGGAGACACCGTGTCGACCGGCTCGCCGGCGACCGTGACCATGGCCCGGCCCATCCCCCACTCGGCCGAAGGATCTTTATCTGATGGAACGACAGCACATTCCTGA
- a CDS encoding zf-HC2 domain-containing protein, with amino-acid sequence MADLHTLTGAYALPALDEEERGRFDRHAADCESCRREVRELAAAAARLGLAAATGRSRRGTRRGRPSSERPNWPRCRPPPTRGAAPRH; translated from the coding sequence ATGGCCGATCTGCACACCCTGACGGGCGCGTACGCCCTGCCCGCCCTCGACGAGGAGGAGCGCGGCAGGTTCGATCGGCACGCCGCGGACTGTGAGTCCTGCCGCCGGGAGGTCCGGGAACTGGCCGCCGCGGCCGCGCGGCTGGGCCTGGCGGCGGCGACCGGGCGCAGCAGGCGCGGGACACGGCGCGGCAGGCCGAGCAGCGAACGGCCGAACTGGCCGCGGTGCCGGCCGCCCCCGACGCGAGGAGCCGCACCGCGACACTGA
- a CDS encoding helix-turn-helix domain-containing protein — MAIEENAFGAELRRRRTAAGKSLSELAEEVHCSRSFLSRIETGQRRVTHELAQLCDERLEAKGALLALVPDPSTERISKTIGPGPGERAAKLVKSGAGRGGSAAPRQRDEFDRLLRRGDLSHTAGDMREADRLYRAAYASAEGDPPARAEAVIRMARRWSDPGQVDHELLQLIRESLAALGDDGSVEAAGLRLRLNAHLAKKLSMAVSQDTAAGQAGPEQGARLARSTLRRLSVDGKDDEVVCEVLTECRWGLYDFMSTAESLTLSERLRDAAARHGSAYFRGEALMAVALDQLRTGKVYSALATANQYRKHAADTRGVLTTWQQHTLDALLDLWHGRFDKAAGWIFGDALTFVERLPADLAVPADNLHQTRLGQAYWLLREQGRMADLFASGLADTVERHGYFPVWRAGLALALCETGQYAEGADRLVGFAHDTDDFSRFPPSGWAVPTLVLLAEVSAALDARGGFEAELRQVLPVLRERLAAHDGEQIALAGWPTVLIGPTARARGLLALAAGEPDTALAHFRTATEPVRSSQPQLARLRLAQARALRRSGRPGAAAHASGLLREALRVARTYGMAALAIECAALLDSTADA; from the coding sequence ATGGCGATCGAAGAGAACGCGTTCGGCGCAGAGTTGCGCCGACGTCGGACGGCGGCCGGCAAGTCACTGAGCGAGCTGGCCGAAGAGGTGCACTGCAGCCGCAGCTTTCTGAGCAGGATCGAGACGGGCCAGCGACGTGTCACGCACGAGCTTGCGCAGCTGTGCGACGAGCGGCTGGAAGCGAAGGGCGCGCTGCTCGCCCTGGTTCCCGATCCGTCCACCGAGCGGATCTCGAAGACGATCGGCCCGGGCCCGGGGGAGCGGGCGGCCAAACTGGTGAAGTCCGGTGCGGGCAGGGGTGGTTCGGCCGCCCCTCGGCAACGGGACGAGTTCGACCGGCTGCTGCGGCGCGGCGACCTCAGCCACACCGCCGGGGACATGCGCGAGGCGGACCGGCTCTACCGGGCGGCGTACGCGAGCGCCGAGGGGGATCCCCCGGCCCGGGCGGAGGCCGTCATCAGGATGGCCCGCCGCTGGTCGGACCCCGGGCAGGTCGACCACGAACTGCTCCAGCTGATCAGGGAGAGCCTGGCCGCGCTGGGCGACGACGGGAGCGTCGAGGCCGCCGGACTGCGCCTCAGGCTCAACGCGCACCTGGCGAAGAAGCTGTCCATGGCGGTCAGCCAGGACACCGCCGCCGGCCAGGCGGGCCCGGAGCAGGGCGCACGGCTGGCGCGCAGCACGCTGCGCAGGCTGTCCGTGGACGGCAAGGACGACGAGGTGGTCTGCGAGGTGCTCACCGAATGCCGGTGGGGACTGTACGACTTCATGTCCACCGCGGAGTCCCTGACGCTCTCCGAACGCCTGCGGGACGCCGCGGCCCGGCACGGCTCGGCCTACTTCCGCGGCGAGGCGCTCATGGCCGTCGCCCTCGACCAGCTGCGGACCGGCAAGGTGTACAGCGCGCTGGCCACGGCGAACCAGTACCGCAAGCACGCCGCGGACACCCGCGGTGTGCTGACCACTTGGCAGCAGCACACCCTGGACGCCCTGCTCGACCTGTGGCACGGCCGGTTCGACAAGGCCGCGGGCTGGATCTTCGGCGACGCGCTGACGTTCGTCGAGCGATTACCCGCCGATCTGGCCGTCCCCGCCGACAACCTGCACCAGACCCGCCTCGGCCAGGCCTACTGGCTGCTGCGCGAACAGGGTCGGATGGCCGACCTGTTCGCCTCCGGTCTGGCCGACACCGTCGAACGGCACGGCTACTTCCCCGTCTGGCGGGCCGGGCTCGCGCTCGCGCTGTGCGAGACGGGTCAGTACGCCGAAGGGGCGGACCGGCTCGTGGGATTCGCCCACGACACCGACGACTTCAGCCGGTTCCCGCCGTCCGGATGGGCGGTGCCCACGCTGGTGCTGCTCGCCGAGGTGAGCGCCGCGCTCGACGCCCGGGGCGGATTCGAGGCCGAGCTGCGCCAGGTCCTGCCGGTACTGCGTGAGCGGCTCGCCGCCCACGACGGCGAGCAGATCGCCCTCGCGGGCTGGCCCACCGTGCTGATCGGGCCGACCGCCCGGGCCCGCGGACTGCTGGCCCTGGCCGCCGGAGAGCCGGACACCGCCCTCGCCCACTTCCGCACCGCGACCGAACCGGTCCGCTCCTCCCAGCCCCAGCTGGCCCGCCTCCGGCTGGCCCAGGCCCGCGCGCTGCGCAGGTCGGGCCGCCCCGGCGCCGCCGCCCACGCCTCCGGTCTGCTGCGGGAGGCGCTGCGCGTGGCCCGGACGTACGGCATGGCCGCCCTCGCGATCGAGTGCGCGGCCCTGCTGGACTCCACGGCGGACGCCTAG
- a CDS encoding sigma-70 family RNA polymerase sigma factor, which yields MRTSWRTPCEGSRGDRIARRVLRDRAQSEEVAQEVLVEVWRTAARYRPEKGSVMNWVLTLTHQRAVDRVRSVEASAAREHKAALLDRTREFDEATEQIEVRLERQQVRRCLRTLTELQRQSVTLAYYRRLTYREVAELLTLPLCKVKTRLCDGLIRLRDCLGVTARPWPICTP from the coding sequence ATTCGTACGTCCTGGAGGACCCCCTGTGAAGGAAGCCGTGGAGATCGCATCGCGCGCAGAGTGCTGCGCGACCGGGCCCAGTCGGAGGAGGTGGCCCAGGAGGTGCTGGTCGAGGTGTGGCGGACCGCTGCCCGGTACCGGCCCGAGAAGGGTTCGGTCATGAACTGGGTGCTCACCCTCACCCACCAGCGGGCCGTGGACCGGGTGCGCTCGGTCGAGGCCTCGGCGGCCCGGGAGCACAAGGCGGCCCTGCTCGACCGGACGCGCGAGTTCGACGAAGCCACCGAGCAAATCGAGGTCCGGCTGGAGCGTCAGCAGGTGCGGCGCTGTCTGCGCACGCTGACGGAGCTCCAGCGCCAGTCGGTGACCCTGGCGTACTACCGCCGTTTGACCTACCGGGAGGTCGCGGAACTGCTGACCCTGCCGCTGTGCAAGGTCAAGACCCGCCTGTGTGACGGTCTCATTCGCCTTCGTGACTGCCTGGGCGTCACCGCACGACCATGGCCGATCTGCACACCCTGA
- a CDS encoding TetR/AcrR family transcriptional regulator, protein MSPRKSVAETAATRSRIIDSALTLASTEGLEGLTIGRLATDLEMSKAGVIGHFGSKEALQLAVVAAAVEMFRLRVPARAVGARPGTERLTRAFDEWIDYMAEGEGHGGCFLSSVASEFDGRPGPVRDAVLDALASWSAYVAAELGTAVEARELPPRTDVGQLVFELNGVALAANQSIQLHRDPQAPTRARRAIARLLIAP, encoded by the coding sequence ATGAGCCCCCGCAAGTCCGTTGCCGAAACCGCCGCCACGCGGAGCCGGATCATCGACAGCGCCCTGACACTGGCTTCCACCGAGGGCCTCGAAGGCCTCACGATCGGCCGCCTGGCGACCGATCTGGAGATGAGCAAGGCCGGGGTGATCGGCCACTTCGGCAGCAAGGAAGCGCTCCAACTCGCCGTTGTGGCCGCGGCCGTGGAGATGTTCCGGCTACGCGTGCCGGCCCGGGCCGTCGGCGCCAGACCCGGCACCGAACGGCTGACGCGCGCTTTCGACGAGTGGATCGACTACATGGCCGAGGGCGAGGGACACGGGGGCTGCTTCCTCAGCTCGGTGGCGAGCGAGTTCGACGGCCGGCCCGGTCCGGTCCGCGACGCGGTGCTCGACGCGCTCGCCTCGTGGTCGGCGTATGTCGCGGCGGAGTTGGGCACGGCGGTCGAGGCCCGCGAACTGCCACCGCGCACCGATGTGGGACAGCTCGTCTTCGAGCTCAACGGCGTGGCCCTGGCGGCCAATCAGTCCATCCAGCTCCATCGCGACCCACAGGCACCCACGCGGGCCCGCCGCGCCATCGCCCGCCTCCTCATCGCCCCCTGA
- a CDS encoding DUF4142 domain-containing protein: MRIARTAGTVFVAGALVMTLAALAYPSMLGLQTTATAQNRIIANPPTGPLTEADRDFVVKVRAAGLWEYPVGMLGLQKGTTPAVRTAGDHLVRGHAALDETDRKVAAALGITIPNKPSPQQQGFVSTLSGDTGKQFDTDFANILRVTHGSIFNTVAKIRSTTENSLVRQLADQANDTVLDHITVMEKTGLVNFDQVLFQQTTPPKLPASDLTPPAPAPGEPTAVLTPPAGGSPSPTGTVG; encoded by the coding sequence ATGCGCATTGCACGAACCGCAGGAACCGTCTTCGTGGCAGGCGCATTGGTCATGACCCTCGCCGCGCTCGCGTACCCCAGCATGCTCGGACTGCAGACCACGGCCACCGCCCAGAACCGCATCATCGCCAACCCCCCGACTGGCCCGCTGACCGAGGCTGACCGCGACTTCGTCGTCAAGGTGCGGGCGGCCGGGCTGTGGGAGTACCCCGTGGGGATGCTGGGTCTTCAGAAGGGCACCACCCCCGCGGTCAGGACCGCCGGTGACCACCTGGTCAGGGGCCATGCCGCGCTTGACGAGACCGACCGCAAGGTCGCCGCCGCACTCGGCATCACCATCCCCAACAAGCCGTCTCCTCAGCAGCAGGGCTTCGTGTCGACCCTGAGCGGCGACACCGGCAAGCAGTTCGACACCGACTTCGCCAACATCCTGCGGGTGACCCACGGTTCGATCTTCAACACCGTCGCCAAGATCCGGTCCACCACCGAGAACTCGCTGGTCCGCCAGCTGGCCGACCAGGCCAACGACACCGTGCTGGACCACATCACCGTGATGGAGAAGACCGGACTGGTCAACTTCGATCAGGTGCTGTTCCAGCAGACCACCCCGCCGAAGCTGCCCGCCTCCGATCTCACGCCGCCCGCGCCCGCGCCGGGTGAGCCGACCGCCGTGCTCACCCCGCCCGCCGGCGGCTCCCCCTCGCCCACCGGGACGGTCGGCTGA
- a CDS encoding sigma-70 family RNA polymerase sigma factor, whose product MTVDSITEHCVDGRWEGLTDADVAQGLVDGDEECLTAAYHRWGTLVHTLAGRSLGDTREAEDVTQQVFLAAWQGRQGYRPERGAFVGWLVGITRRKIADALSARTRRTDLVAAAGALLGPVDDTHARPETVLDRVLLRGELARLPAPQRRVLHLAFYEDLTQPQIAQRTGWPLGTVKSHARRGLHQLRRCLRAEAVG is encoded by the coding sequence ATGACCGTGGATTCCATCACCGAGCACTGCGTCGACGGGCGGTGGGAGGGGCTCACCGACGCGGACGTGGCCCAGGGCCTCGTGGACGGCGACGAGGAGTGTCTGACGGCCGCCTACCACCGCTGGGGAACGCTGGTGCACACACTGGCCGGACGTTCGCTGGGCGACACCCGGGAGGCCGAGGACGTCACCCAGCAGGTGTTCCTGGCCGCCTGGCAGGGCCGACAGGGTTACCGCCCCGAGCGCGGCGCGTTCGTCGGCTGGCTCGTCGGCATCACCCGCCGCAAGATCGCCGACGCGCTCTCCGCGAGGACCCGCCGTACCGATCTGGTCGCCGCCGCGGGAGCCCTCCTCGGCCCGGTCGACGACACCCACGCCCGCCCGGAGACGGTGCTCGACCGCGTCCTCCTGCGCGGCGAGCTCGCCAGGCTCCCCGCGCCCCAGCGCCGAGTGCTGCACCTCGCGTTCTACGAGGACCTGACCCAGCCCCAGATCGCCCAGCGCACCGGCTGGCCGCTGGGCACCGTCAAGAGCCACGCCCGGCGCGGACTGCACCAGCTGCGCCGCTGTCTGCGCGCGGAGGCCGTCGGCTGA
- a CDS encoding SPW repeat protein encodes MANVSHPRGDITTHPDASEMRERYDRMLGGRDVALVDGPVFLLGLYCAASPWILHYTTSQPALATHNLIMGIAIGLLALGFTMAPERMYGLSWAICAMGAWMIISPWVVGTSPDTGVVINSIIIGALAVMLGALCALATTRSTPRA; translated from the coding sequence ATGGCCAACGTCTCGCACCCCAGAGGTGACATCACGACCCACCCCGATGCATCCGAAATGCGGGAGCGGTATGACCGCATGCTCGGTGGCCGCGATGTGGCGCTCGTGGACGGACCGGTGTTCCTGCTCGGTCTGTACTGCGCCGCGTCCCCGTGGATACTCCACTACACGACGAGCCAGCCCGCCCTGGCGACACACAACCTCATCATGGGCATCGCCATAGGCCTGCTGGCCCTCGGATTCACCATGGCCCCCGAAAGGATGTACGGCCTGAGCTGGGCCATCTGCGCGATGGGCGCGTGGATGATCATCTCACCATGGGTGGTCGGAACCAGCCCGGACACCGGCGTCGTGATCAACAGCATCATCATCGGCGCGTTGGCCGTGATGCTGGGGGCGCTGTGCGCGCTCGCGACGACGAGGAGCACTCCTCGGGCGTAG
- a CDS encoding DUF397 domain-containing protein encodes MPSRELGTQGWSKPWSDDAGGACVEAKKLGDGRIALRQSTDPEGPALVFTPREMTSFLAGVKAGEADFLL; translated from the coding sequence ATGCCGTCCCGGGAACTGGGCACGCAGGGCTGGTCCAAGCCGTGGAGCGACGACGCGGGCGGCGCCTGCGTCGAGGCGAAGAAACTGGGCGACGGGCGGATCGCGCTGCGTCAGTCCACCGATCCCGAAGGGCCCGCCCTGGTTTTCACGCCCCGTGAAATGACGAGCTTTCTTGCGGGCGTCAAGGCGGGGGAGGCCGACTTCCTCCTCTGA
- a CDS encoding SAM-dependent methyltransferase, translating into MPDNGWPADRIDTESAHSARIYDYILGGKDYYPADKEAGDAMAREWPALPIHMKANRDWMNRAVAYLAKDAGIRQFLDIGTGIPTSPNLHEIAQSVAPDSRVVYVDNDPIVLTLSQGLLSSTPEGKTAYVEADMLDPATILGAAELRDTLDLTQPVALTVIAIVHFVLDEDDAVGIVRRLLEPLPSGSYLAMSIGTAEFAPDEVARVAREYAARNMPMRLRTHAEAEEFFEGLELVEPGVVQVHKWHPDGTETGIRDEDIAMYGVVARKP; encoded by the coding sequence TTGCCCGACAACGGATGGCCTGCCGACCGTATCGACACCGAGAGCGCACACTCCGCGCGCATCTACGACTACATCCTGGGCGGTAAGGACTACTACCCCGCCGACAAGGAGGCGGGCGACGCGATGGCGCGGGAGTGGCCCGCCCTCCCGATCCACATGAAGGCCAACCGCGACTGGATGAACCGCGCGGTGGCCTATCTGGCCAAGGACGCGGGGATACGCCAGTTCCTCGACATCGGCACCGGCATCCCCACCTCCCCCAACCTCCATGAGATCGCCCAGTCGGTGGCCCCCGACTCGCGGGTCGTCTACGTGGACAACGACCCCATCGTCCTCACCCTGTCGCAGGGTTTACTGTCGAGCACCCCCGAGGGCAAGACCGCGTACGTCGAGGCGGACATGCTCGACCCGGCGACGATCCTGGGCGCGGCGGAACTGCGTGACACCCTCGACCTCACCCAGCCGGTCGCCCTCACGGTGATCGCCATCGTCCACTTCGTCCTGGACGAGGACGACGCGGTCGGCATCGTCCGACGCCTCCTGGAGCCCCTTCCCTCGGGCAGCTACCTGGCGATGTCCATCGGCACCGCCGAGTTCGCGCCCGACGAGGTGGCCCGCGTCGCCCGTGAGTACGCGGCCCGCAACATGCCCATGCGGCTTCGCACCCACGCGGAGGCCGAGGAGTTCTTCGAGGGCCTCGAACTCGTCGAGCCCGGCGTCGTCCAGGTCCACAAGTGGCACCCGGACGGCACGGAGACGGGCATCCGCGACGAGGACATCGCGATGTACGGGGTGGTGGCCCGCAAGCCGTAG
- a CDS encoding MerR family transcriptional regulator produces MGENRPAQRPEAAARPVDAGVTTGSLARRLGVSPTTLRSWDRRYGVGPAIRSDGRHRRWTPRDVAMLEEMCRLTSAGVPPAEAARTAQEGVGRIQPGSELSGGGDQPGGHRSQAAGALPLGDVRQECRGLARAAVRLDAPTVGDQLASLVARYGVVLAWDEVMVPTLHAVGRKWESSGDRYVEVEHLLSWHISRALHRATEPVRPVGTPAAAAGPVVLACVPGEQHSLALEALHAGLVELGLPTRMFGAAVPTEALTAAVRRLGPKAVLLWAQTRSTADLPLARHVAGTQWGVKGARSHPAVLLGGPGWAGRPVRGMLRPPGLRDALGTLSGLYDSPVPATWS; encoded by the coding sequence ATGGGCGAGAACCGACCGGCGCAGCGGCCGGAGGCGGCCGCGCGGCCCGTCGACGCGGGCGTCACGACGGGGTCGCTGGCCCGCCGCCTCGGGGTTTCGCCCACGACCCTGCGTTCCTGGGACCGGAGGTACGGCGTGGGGCCCGCGATCCGCTCCGACGGGCGGCACCGCCGCTGGACGCCGCGGGACGTGGCGATGCTCGAGGAGATGTGCCGGCTGACCTCGGCCGGGGTACCGCCCGCCGAGGCGGCCAGGACCGCGCAGGAGGGCGTCGGGCGGATTCAGCCCGGCTCGGAGCTGTCCGGGGGAGGCGACCAGCCCGGTGGGCACCGTTCGCAGGCGGCCGGTGCGCTGCCGCTCGGTGACGTCCGCCAGGAGTGCAGGGGCCTCGCGCGCGCGGCGGTCCGCCTCGACGCGCCGACCGTGGGCGACCAGCTGGCCTCGCTCGTGGCGCGCTACGGCGTGGTCCTCGCCTGGGACGAGGTGATGGTGCCGACCCTGCACGCGGTCGGACGCAAGTGGGAGTCCTCCGGCGACCGTTACGTGGAGGTGGAACACCTGCTGTCCTGGCACATCTCACGTGCCCTGCACCGCGCCACCGAGCCGGTCCGGCCCGTGGGAACCCCGGCTGCCGCTGCGGGGCCGGTGGTGCTGGCGTGCGTCCCGGGCGAACAGCACAGTCTGGCCCTGGAGGCGCTGCACGCGGGACTCGTCGAACTCGGCCTGCCCACCCGGATGTTCGGCGCAGCGGTCCCCACGGAGGCGCTGACCGCCGCCGTGCGACGGCTGGGCCCGAAGGCCGTCCTGCTGTGGGCCCAGACGCGTTCGACGGCCGACCTGCCTTTGGCCCGGCATGTCGCGGGCACCCAGTGGGGAGTCAAGGGGGCTCGCAGCCACCCGGCCGTGCTGCTCGGGGGGCCGGGCTGGGCGGGCCGCCCGGTGCGGGGGATGCTCCGTCCGCCCGGGCTTCGGGACGCCCTTGGGACCCTCTCGGGTCTGTACGACTCGCCCGTCCCGGCCACCTGGAGCTGA
- a CDS encoding MBL fold metallo-hydrolase — MKIHHLNCGSMRTIDTEEGSLPAVCHCLLVETDRDGLVLVESGIGTQDVARPEESLGADFLGRAQPVLDLAETALHQVTALGFRPEDVRHIVLSHLDLDHAGGLPDFPWAKVHLSESEHRAAMAAPGAHPEDRVRYRPAQWAHRPHWVTYAQPHGEAWFGFDAVRPLEGLDAEILLVPLGGHTRGHSAIAVADGGRRLLHCGDAYYFHHEIDPDHPRGHPGMDVLQQLTEVDRPLRLGNHARLRELVRLHGDEVEVFSAHDPWELARYAGGIRTVSTM, encoded by the coding sequence GTGAAGATCCATCACCTGAACTGCGGTTCCATGCGGACGATCGACACCGAGGAGGGGAGCCTTCCCGCGGTCTGCCACTGTCTCCTCGTGGAGACCGACCGGGACGGGCTCGTCCTCGTCGAGAGCGGTATCGGTACGCAGGACGTGGCGCGGCCCGAGGAGAGCCTCGGCGCGGACTTCCTCGGCCGGGCCCAGCCCGTCCTCGACCTCGCGGAGACAGCACTGCACCAGGTCACCGCGCTCGGCTTCCGTCCTGAGGACGTCCGGCACATCGTCCTCAGCCACCTCGACCTCGACCATGCCGGGGGACTGCCCGACTTCCCGTGGGCCAAGGTCCATCTGAGCGAGTCCGAACACCGCGCGGCGATGGCGGCTCCCGGGGCTCACCCCGAGGACCGCGTCCGCTACCGCCCCGCCCAGTGGGCACACCGACCGCACTGGGTGACGTACGCGCAGCCGCACGGCGAGGCGTGGTTCGGATTCGACGCCGTGCGCCCGCTGGAGGGCCTGGACGCCGAGATCCTGCTGGTCCCGCTCGGCGGCCACACCCGCGGCCACAGTGCGATCGCCGTCGCCGACGGCGGCCGCCGGCTGCTGCACTGCGGGGACGCGTACTACTTCCACCATGAGATCGACCCCGACCACCCCCGGGGACACCCCGGCATGGACGTCCTCCAGCAGCTCACCGAGGTGGACCGGCCGCTGCGCCTCGGCAACCACGCCCGTCTGCGGGAACTGGTTCGGCTGCACGGTGACGAGGTGGAGGTCTTCAGCGCGCACGACCCGTGGGAACTGGCGCGCTACGCGGGCGGCATCAGGACGGTGTCGACGATGTAG
- a CDS encoding helix-turn-helix domain-containing protein: protein MSTETDWGGAPSVLRMILGKQLEELRTQAGLTYEQAGEAIGVSHSTIRRMEAAKVARLRLTDAEKLLQTYGVTDQQEIDTFLKSVREANKRGWWHTYRDVLPDWFAAYLSLEQAALQIRAYEAEFVHGLLQTEAYARALLGAGNPHASAEATERRVALRMRRQELLSRPAPPRVWVVMDETVLRWPVGGPEVMRAQIDHLIAVNALPHVTLQIMPFRNGPHPAMRAGAFHLFRFRAPELPDIVYLSGLVGAVYLDKDDDVVVYREALDRLGAQSTPARKTEELLGAIRKEL from the coding sequence GTGTCCACGGAGACCGACTGGGGCGGCGCCCCTTCCGTCCTGCGCATGATTCTCGGCAAGCAGCTGGAGGAGCTGCGCACCCAGGCCGGGCTGACATACGAGCAGGCGGGCGAGGCGATCGGCGTCAGCCACTCCACCATCCGCCGGATGGAGGCCGCCAAGGTGGCCCGGCTCCGGCTCACCGACGCCGAGAAGCTCCTCCAGACGTACGGCGTGACGGACCAGCAGGAGATCGACACCTTCCTGAAGTCGGTCCGCGAGGCCAACAAACGCGGCTGGTGGCACACATACCGTGATGTCCTGCCGGACTGGTTCGCGGCGTATCTGAGCCTGGAGCAGGCGGCCCTCCAGATCCGTGCGTACGAGGCGGAGTTCGTGCACGGGCTGCTGCAGACGGAGGCGTACGCGCGCGCCCTGCTCGGCGCGGGCAATCCGCACGCCTCGGCCGAGGCGACCGAGCGCCGGGTCGCGCTGCGCATGCGCCGTCAGGAGCTGCTGTCCCGGCCCGCTCCGCCGCGCGTCTGGGTGGTGATGGACGAGACCGTGCTGAGGTGGCCGGTCGGCGGACCCGAGGTGATGCGCGCGCAGATCGACCATCTGATCGCGGTCAACGCGCTCCCCCATGTGACCCTGCAGATCATGCCGTTCAGGAACGGCCCGCATCCGGCCATGCGGGCCGGCGCGTTCCATCTCTTCCGGTTCAGGGCACCCGAGTTGCCGGACATCGTCTATCTGAGCGGTCTGGTGGGCGCCGTCTACCTCGACAAGGACGACGACGTCGTGGTGTACCGCGAGGCCCTGGACCGGCTGGGCGCACAGTCGACGCCCGCCAGGAAGACCGAGGAACTTCTCGGTGCGATTCGCAAGGAGCTATGA